The sequence ATATTCTTCAAAAAGTTTTTTTCGAATTTGATCCGGACGGTTATTTGTCATAATTATCCATCTCCTTGCCAATCATTTTTTTAGCGTTTTTACGGGCTCTTGTTAAATACTGCCGGACGCTGTCGGGAGCGATATTCAAAATTGGCGCGATTTCACGATCATCCATATCCAAAATGTATTTAAAATACAACAATTCTTTCTGGTTTTCAGGAAGTTTCAATATGGCATTTCCCATTTTTTCGATTTCTTCCTGTTGAATAATCTTGTCGACTATCGTATCTTCACCATCTGGAATTGATTTCGCCAAGTCACTTTCTTCTCCATAATATAAGTGTTTTGTTTCTACGTCTCTGTGTTTAATAAAGTTGATAGCCACACTCCTAGAACTATAGAAAACATAAGCGGCCGTTTTGCAACTATTTAAAGTACGAATTAGAGAGATTTTGTCAACTAATTTTAAAAAGGTATCATTAATCAGGT comes from Desulfosporosinus meridiei DSM 13257 and encodes:
- a CDS encoding RNA polymerase sigma factor, translating into MVMMIIAVLADDSDKAFALNLYHDYYGLVRKTIYNITHDLDNLEDLINDTFLKLVDKISLIRTLNSCKTAAYVFYSSRSVAINFIKHRDVETKHLYYGEESDLAKSIPDGEDTIVDKIIQQEEIEKMGNAILKLPENQKELLYFKYILDMDDREIAPILNIAPDSVRQYLTRARKNAKKMIGKEMDNYDK